A genome region from Deinococcus ruber includes the following:
- a CDS encoding ABC transporter permease: MTSTLTNTDARPSAVAARLSLAFAAFGILALFLFPFGTYTRNFNAAATVQRFPAGVLDFTGFPPASLPAVTGSLAFGWVTLVALLLVVFAAVRRQKWLWVAGLVALIAAVVSVVLWNSALAGATQALLDKGIRPRRIPFTSGGINMGLFFALLAGLVGTFAGLSQFRSWWDRLNRLRGLLVPVVAISLAILVGAVVVLVVQAVPSDPSVKLNLFTTFVGKSDVVWFVFSSLFAPITNLSGAVDSLKLATPLIFAGLSVAFAFRAGLFNIGASGQLTMGAILATLVGVYAPLPGPLLAIAAVLAAAVGGALWGAIPGLLKARFGSSEVINTIMLNYIASGIFVFLLGSNTYTFFGRTVTIPFKAEGSNPSSNLLQPAAQLPSIPQMLGLNTVGPGHLTLGPIFAVIAGVALYYGLRRNRWRALVAVVGALLIGLLTWRIGVPLDVTAAISNSRLNSSLLLALLAAVLFSVLMWRTATGYALRAVGLSPKAAEYGGISVARNTILAMTLAGAFAGLASTHYVMGGALDEYRLKQNIPVNVGFDGITVALVGQSTPVGVVLSSILFGTFDSGSVAVSSKLSGVNKDLVTVLKALIVLFIAAGGFLSKRITDPPPLALVKAVDAGVNVDKQVVAVQGNSVTALPNVGAQLDTPGSDRTTHSRTPNDGTQGNDRGGKA; this comes from the coding sequence GTGACTTCCACGCTGACGAATACCGACGCCCGGCCTTCAGCGGTAGCGGCCCGCCTGAGTCTGGCGTTCGCTGCCTTTGGCATCCTGGCGCTGTTCCTGTTTCCCTTCGGAACGTATACCCGAAATTTCAACGCCGCCGCCACTGTCCAGCGCTTTCCGGCAGGCGTGCTCGATTTCACCGGCTTTCCGCCCGCGTCTCTGCCCGCTGTCACGGGGTCGCTCGCCTTCGGCTGGGTCACGCTGGTGGCGCTGCTGCTGGTGGTCTTTGCCGCCGTTCGTCGCCAGAAGTGGCTGTGGGTGGCGGGTCTGGTGGCACTGATCGCCGCCGTCGTCAGCGTGGTGCTGTGGAACTCGGCGCTTGCCGGAGCGACCCAGGCGCTGCTCGACAAGGGGATCAGGCCCCGGCGCATTCCGTTTACCTCAGGCGGCATCAACATGGGGCTGTTCTTCGCGCTGCTGGCGGGGCTGGTCGGCACGTTCGCGGGCCTCAGCCAGTTTCGCAGCTGGTGGGACCGACTCAACCGCCTGCGCGGGCTGCTGGTGCCGGTGGTCGCCATCTCGCTGGCGATTCTGGTAGGCGCGGTGGTGGTGCTGGTGGTGCAGGCCGTTCCGTCTGACCCGAGCGTGAAGCTGAATCTGTTCACCACCTTTGTGGGCAAGTCGGACGTGGTGTGGTTCGTGTTCTCCAGCCTGTTTGCTCCCATCACCAACCTGTCGGGCGCGGTAGACAGCCTGAAACTCGCCACTCCGCTGATCTTCGCCGGACTGTCGGTGGCGTTTGCCTTCCGGGCGGGCCTGTTCAATATCGGGGCGTCGGGCCAGCTGACGATGGGCGCGATTCTGGCAACGCTGGTGGGCGTGTATGCGCCGCTGCCCGGCCCACTGCTGGCGATTGCGGCGGTGCTGGCGGCGGCAGTGGGCGGGGCGCTGTGGGGCGCGATTCCCGGACTGCTCAAGGCCAGATTCGGCTCCTCGGAAGTCATCAACACCATCATGCTCAACTACATCGCCAGCGGTATTTTCGTCTTTCTGCTGGGCAGCAACACCTATACCTTCTTCGGGCGCACCGTCACCATTCCCTTCAAGGCCGAGGGGTCGAATCCCAGCAGCAACCTGCTGCAACCCGCCGCCCAGCTGCCCTCCATTCCGCAGATGCTGGGCCTGAATACCGTGGGGCCGGGCCACCTGACGCTGGGGCCGATCTTTGCTGTCATCGCGGGCGTGGCGCTGTATTACGGTCTGCGCCGCAACCGCTGGCGGGCGCTGGTCGCCGTGGTCGGCGCACTCCTCATCGGCCTCCTGACGTGGCGCATCGGCGTGCCGCTCGACGTGACCGCCGCCATCTCCAACAGCCGCCTGAACAGCAGTCTGCTGCTCGCGCTGCTGGCCGCCGTGCTGTTCAGCGTGCTGATGTGGCGCACCGCGACCGGCTACGCGCTGCGGGCGGTGGGCCTGTCGCCCAAAGCGGCAGAGTACGGCGGCATCAGCGTGGCCCGCAATACCATCCTCGCCATGACGCTGGCGGGAGCCTTCGCGGGGCTGGCCTCGACCCATTACGTGATGGGCGGCGCACTTGACGAGTACCGCCTGAAGCAGAACATTCCAGTCAACGTGGGCTTTGACGGCATCACCGTGGCGCTGGTGGGCCAGTCCACTCCGGTGGGCGTGGTGCTTTCCAGCATCCTGTTCGGCACCTTCGACAGCGGCAGCGTGGCAGTCAGCAGCAAACTGTCGGGCGTGAACAAAGACCTCGTGACGGTGCTGAAAGCCCTGATAGTGCTGTTCATCGCGGCGGGCGGCTTCCTGAGCAAGCGTATTACCGATCCGCCGCCGCTGGCGCTGGTCAAGGCCGTGGATGCGGGTGTGAACGTCGACAAGCAGGTGGTGGCGGTACAGGGCAATTCGGTCACGGCGCTGCCCAATGTCGGCGCTCAGCTCGATACGCCCGGCAGCGACCGCACCACACACAGCCGCACGCCCAATGACGGCACTCAGGGCAACGACCGGGGAGGCAAGGCATGA